A window of Sulfurimonas gotlandica GD1 contains these coding sequences:
- a CDS encoding tRNA1(Val) (adenine(37)-N6)-methyltransferase, giving the protein MLLYQPQEGYCYNSDSVFLYDFIDSFNPKGRVLDVGAGCGIVGLLVARDNPKVKLEAVEKQEAFVEYATINSRVNKIDYKIHKNDFVELDENIKYDYIISNPPFYYDKVSVSKNEMLFNARYNINLPLRAFFKKVSRVLNPRSHFIFCYDASQFGLICAELDRVKLRVVDVRFVHPKVDRGASLVMLHVRNGSSSLMKVHKPLISFDGSEFSEEAKRIYKKASTQSIKCHL; this is encoded by the coding sequence ATGCTCCTTTATCAGCCACAAGAAGGTTACTGCTATAACAGCGATTCAGTCTTTTTGTATGATTTTATAGACTCGTTTAATCCAAAAGGCAGAGTTCTAGATGTTGGTGCGGGTTGCGGCATTGTAGGGCTTTTGGTTGCTCGTGATAACCCAAAGGTTAAACTTGAAGCAGTTGAAAAACAAGAGGCATTTGTAGAGTATGCTACCATTAATTCTAGAGTTAATAAAATAGACTATAAAATACATAAAAATGATTTTGTAGAGCTTGATGAAAATATAAAATACGACTATATAATATCTAATCCTCCGTTTTATTATGACAAGGTATCTGTAAGTAAAAATGAGATGTTATTTAATGCAAGGTATAATATCAATTTACCTTTAAGAGCATTTTTTAAGAAGGTCTCAAGAGTGTTAAATCCGAGATCTCATTTTATCTTTTGTTATGATGCATCTCAGTTTGGACTTATCTGTGCTGAACTTGATCGTGTTAAATTAAGAGTAGTGGATGTACGGTTTGTTCATCCAAAAGTAGATAGAGGAGCTTCACTAGTTATGTTGCATGTTAGAAATGGCTCTTCATCACTTATGAAAGTACACAAACCATTGATTAGTTTTGATGGTAGTGAGTTTTCAGAGGAAGCTAAGCGTATATATAAAAAAGCTTCAACACAGAGCATTAAATGTCATCTGTAA
- the trpC gene encoding indole-3-glycerol phosphate synthase TrpC encodes MILDDIIKKTKEDLVKREKEFSLDWLGRSLAFNARVPRDVFPYLKATEEDPYRIIAEVKKASPSKGVIRENFDPLAIAQAYERGGASAISILTEPHFFQGSLDYLGGIRRYVGIPLLRKDFIVSKYQILEAMVHGADFILLIATALSKKELKELLAYTRHLGMEALVEVHDKSDLIKAIYAGSDIIGINHRNLQTFEMNMNLSYELIPMIPNGKIIVAESGIYEHGQLEDLSKAGVDAFLVGESLMRQDDEEAALRKLKFG; translated from the coding sequence ATGATTTTAGATGATATTATAAAAAAAACAAAAGAAGATTTAGTAAAAAGAGAAAAAGAGTTCTCCCTAGATTGGCTTGGTCGCTCACTGGCTTTTAATGCAAGAGTTCCAAGAGATGTATTTCCATATTTAAAAGCTACAGAGGAAGATCCGTATAGAATAATTGCAGAAGTGAAAAAAGCTTCTCCTTCTAAGGGTGTTATCCGTGAAAATTTTGATCCGCTAGCAATTGCTCAAGCATATGAAAGAGGAGGAGCTAGTGCTATATCTATACTTACAGAACCTCATTTTTTTCAAGGTTCCCTAGACTATCTTGGTGGGATTAGAAGATATGTTGGAATTCCACTTTTAAGAAAAGATTTTATAGTTTCAAAATATCAGATTTTAGAAGCTATGGTTCATGGGGCTGATTTTATTCTTTTAATAGCAACTGCCCTTAGCAAGAAAGAGTTAAAAGAGCTTTTAGCATACACAAGACACCTTGGAATGGAAGCATTAGTTGAAGTTCACGATAAATCAGACTTAATTAAAGCAATATATGCTGGAAGTGATATCATAGGTATTAACCATAGGAACCTACAAACTTTTGAGATGAATATGAATCTTTCATATGAATTGATACCAATGATTCCAAATGGCAAAATTATCGTTGCAGAGAGTGGTATATATGAGCACGGGCAGTTAGAAGATCTGAGTAAAGCTGGAGTAGATGCTTTTCTTGTTGGCGAATCTTTAATGCGTCAAGACGATGAAGAAGCAGCTTTACGTAAATTAAAGTTTGGTTGA
- the kdsB gene encoding 3-deoxy-manno-octulosonate cytidylyltransferase, translated as MIIIPARLASTRFPKKVLADIGGLPMVVRTAKRVEHLDRVVVAADDESIIKICREHGIEAMLTSTTHKSGTDRINECATILNVSDEEIIINVQADEPFIETEVVESLILKLKSLQEKNEKFIMGSCYNAINAESAKDPNLVKVVLDDEDNAIYFSRSLIPYNRSGRATYFGHIGIYGFSKKSLKEFCNLSDAPIEDIEGLEQLRAIYHQKKITMIKVASTGFGIDTPEDLARAIEIFL; from the coding sequence ATGATAATTATTCCAGCACGTTTGGCATCTACAAGATTTCCAAAAAAAGTTTTGGCTGATATTGGTGGTCTGCCTATGGTTGTTCGAACTGCAAAAAGAGTAGAGCATCTAGATAGAGTTGTTGTAGCAGCAGATGACGAAAGTATCATCAAGATATGTAGGGAACATGGCATAGAAGCTATGCTTACATCAACAACTCATAAAAGTGGTACTGATCGTATAAATGAGTGTGCAACTATACTAAATGTTAGCGATGAAGAAATCATTATCAATGTTCAGGCAGATGAGCCTTTTATAGAGACTGAAGTCGTTGAATCTCTTATTTTAAAACTAAAATCTCTTCAAGAAAAAAATGAAAAATTTATAATGGGCAGTTGTTACAACGCCATTAATGCAGAGTCAGCTAAGGATCCAAACCTTGTTAAAGTTGTTTTAGACGATGAAGATAATGCAATTTACTTCTCAAGATCACTTATCCCTTATAATCGCAGTGGAAGAGCTACATACTTTGGGCATATTGGAATCTATGGATTTAGTAAAAAAAGTCTAAAAGAGTTTTGTAATCTAAGCGATGCACCAATTGAGGATATAGAAGGACTAGAACAACTTCGTGCTATTTACCATCAAAAAAAGATAACTATGATAAAAGTTGCAAGTACAGGTTTTGGGATAGATACACCTGAAGATCTGGCTAGAGCTATAGAGATATTTCTCTAG
- a CDS encoding response regulator — protein MPLVIFVDDSETALASTRMVTNSMPIEVKQYTEAQVALAEIQAGMTPDLIITDLNMPVMNGFEFLEALRKVPSTSRTPCLMLTTETKAELKQKGKALGLTGWIVKPFNPAQLKQAITRVLRLA, from the coding sequence ATGCCATTAGTAATATTTGTAGATGATAGTGAGACAGCTTTAGCGTCAACGAGAATGGTGACGAACTCTATGCCAATAGAAGTTAAGCAATATACAGAAGCACAAGTTGCTCTAGCAGAAATTCAGGCAGGTATGACACCTGATTTGATTATTACAGACCTTAACATGCCTGTAATGAATGGGTTTGAGTTCTTGGAAGCTTTAAGAAAAGTTCCTTCAACTAGCAGAACACCATGTCTTATGTTAACAACGGAGACAAAAGCAGAACTCAAACAAAAAGGCAAAGCTTTAGGACTTACTGGATGGATTGTAAAACCATTTAACCCAGCACAGTTAAAACAGGCTATAACAAGAGTATTAAGATTAGCGTAG
- a CDS encoding response regulator yields the protein MKILIVDDNVNNRMILKLLLEDYGEDHNTKFIIDEASDGLEAVQKSKDNAFDIILMDIMMPNMDGIEATKIIRETNLSVMIIAVSAVDDSDRKKEILNIGAEDYISKPVNADIFTSRIESYITLIEARGHEKINTRTMNIFTNEIYSRHTNFIIKSEDSLSEFWEFFLLSATKKNESLSDVVRTIFSIAELQVKLSIESGIYIEESDKYQYFTLTRIDKLPKNLAELILKKNKLECKYKIDNTKISFELSKVYEKDEIELHKKPAVTPVVIENVDDLIASPVEYVSQELVVFDYIDGDDLYDLEEYSTKLASLMLVVGSGDITEDEVVAIYGYLEKLGSILSTYGEVYVISKALTALAYDMSEHSKEFIENSSDLGAMCKAFSNDMSTWIQMSFHRGAPSADFMNDTIVVNCETISGMLKMNDNTNESLDDLDDIFDF from the coding sequence ATGAAAATATTAATAGTTGATGATAATGTGAACAACCGTATGATATTAAAACTTCTTCTTGAAGATTATGGAGAAGATCATAATACGAAGTTTATTATTGATGAAGCCAGTGATGGATTAGAAGCTGTACAAAAGTCTAAAGACAATGCTTTTGATATTATTTTGATGGACATCATGATGCCAAATATGGATGGTATTGAAGCTACTAAAATTATTAGAGAAACTAACTTATCGGTAATGATTATTGCTGTTTCTGCGGTTGATGACAGTGACAGAAAAAAAGAGATATTAAATATTGGTGCTGAAGATTATATTTCTAAACCTGTGAATGCAGATATTTTCACAAGTAGAATAGAAAGCTATATCACTCTAATAGAAGCCAGAGGGCATGAAAAAATAAATACAAGAACTATGAATATATTTACAAATGAAATATATTCTAGGCACACAAACTTTATCATAAAATCAGAAGATTCACTATCAGAGTTTTGGGAGTTTTTCCTTTTAAGTGCAACTAAGAAAAATGAATCTTTAAGTGATGTTGTTCGTACTATATTTAGTATAGCAGAGTTACAAGTAAAACTATCAATTGAAAGTGGCATCTATATTGAAGAATCAGATAAATATCAATACTTTACTCTAACAAGAATAGACAAGTTACCTAAAAATCTTGCAGAATTAATTCTAAAGAAAAACAAACTTGAATGTAAATATAAAATTGATAATACAAAAATATCTTTTGAACTTTCTAAAGTATATGAAAAAGATGAAATAGAACTACATAAGAAGCCTGCTGTAACTCCTGTTGTTATAGAAAATGTTGATGATTTAATCGCATCTCCAGTAGAATATGTATCGCAGGAGTTAGTTGTCTTTGACTATATTGATGGGGATGATCTTTATGATTTAGAAGAGTATTCAACAAAACTTGCTTCGTTGATGCTTGTAGTTGGCAGTGGTGATATAACAGAAGATGAAGTGGTGGCAATATATGGTTATTTAGAAAAACTAGGCTCTATTTTATCTACATATGGCGAAGTATATGTGATTTCAAAAGCACTTACAGCTTTAGCATATGATATGTCTGAGCACTCAAAAGAATTTATTGAAAACTCTTCAGACTTAGGAGCAATGTGTAAAGCTTTTAGCAATGATATGTCAACATGGATTCAAATGTCTTTTCATAGAGGTGCTCCAAGTGCAGATTTTATGAATGATACCATTGTAGTAAATTGTGAAACTATAAGCGGAATGCTTAAGATGAATGATAATACTAATGAATCTCTAGATGATTTAGATGATATATTTGATTTTTAG
- a CDS encoding GatB/YqeY domain-containing protein, with product MTLRETINQHVKDAMKAKDTKTRDALRLLTSAFKQVEVDERKELNDEDVIKIIQTQVKKRNDSASQYRDAGRDDLMQIELYEIATYMPYLPAQLSDDELSSALKDIITKVGASTIKDMGKVMGIASKELSAKADGKRINECVKELLA from the coding sequence ATGACTCTAAGAGAAACAATCAATCAGCATGTGAAAGATGCGATGAAAGCTAAAGATACAAAAACTAGAGATGCTCTTCGTCTTCTTACTAGTGCTTTTAAACAGGTTGAAGTTGATGAAAGAAAAGAGTTAAATGATGAAGATGTTATAAAAATTATTCAAACTCAAGTAAAAAAGAGAAATGACTCTGCATCTCAGTATAGAGATGCAGGCCGTGATGATTTAATGCAAATAGAACTTTATGAGATTGCTACATATATGCCATATCTTCCTGCTCAACTAAGTGATGATGAACTATCTTCTGCACTTAAAGATATAATCACAAAAGTTGGCGCTTCAACTATTAAAGATATGGGAAAAGTTATGGGAATCGCTTCAAAAGAGTTATCTGCTAAAGCTGATGGAAAAAGGATAAATGAGTGTGTTAAAGAACTACTTGCATAG
- a CDS encoding YkgJ family cysteine cluster protein: MSSVMKEDGFNYAFDSSACSTCGGRCCTGESGYIYVTKNEIENISELLELDIRDFVNKYLFKKGYKYSIKEIKYNDSHECIFYDREINGCKVYAARPSQCITFPFWDYYKQRVDELREECPGIIGNENV; the protein is encoded by the coding sequence ATGTCATCTGTAATGAAAGAAGATGGCTTTAACTATGCCTTTGACAGTTCTGCTTGTTCAACTTGCGGTGGAAGATGCTGCACAGGTGAAAGCGGATATATATATGTAACTAAGAATGAAATAGAAAATATTAGTGAATTATTAGAACTAGATATTAGAGATTTTGTAAATAAGTACCTTTTTAAAAAAGGCTATAAGTATTCTATAAAAGAGATAAAGTATAATGACTCTCATGAGTGCATATTTTATGATAGAGAGATAAACGGATGTAAAGTTTACGCGGCACGTCCTTCTCAATGTATAACATTCCCTTTTTGGGATTATTATAAGCAAAGAGTGGACGAGTTACGGGAAGAATGCCCTGGAATAATAGGAAATGAGAATGTATAA
- a CDS encoding response regulator — protein MPTIMVVDDSKTVRNYHGAIIKSQGLDIIEAENGMEALEKSLDAKIDLYLVDVNMPIMDGYSFISDLRKQPNHKNVPVIMVTTQAKLEDKISAYKVGANLFETKPIKPDLLQAYIDILVKS, from the coding sequence ATGCCAACTATTATGGTCGTGGATGATTCAAAAACAGTAAGAAATTATCATGGAGCTATTATTAAGTCTCAAGGACTTGATATTATAGAAGCAGAAAATGGTATGGAAGCATTAGAGAAGAGTCTAGATGCAAAGATAGATCTGTATTTAGTAGATGTTAATATGCCCATAATGGATGGCTACTCTTTTATAAGTGATTTGCGTAAGCAACCTAATCATAAAAATGTTCCGGTGATTATGGTTACAACTCAGGCAAAACTAGAAGATAAAATTTCCGCTTATAAAGTTGGTGCAAATCTATTTGAAACAAAGCCAATCAAACCTGATCTGCTTCAGGCATATATAGATATTTTAGTTAAGAGTTAG
- a CDS encoding chemotaxis protein CheW, with product MIDLIVFNVGSSHYALNIENIQRIIQIVKLTEIPNAHDLIDGMISYEGSVIKVLNFRKIIGLPPHKDENKSVEDSSLKLLFYENGSARFAIKVDSIDDIAHVKDSQIMNSDEKQNISEFLELSGVLDLDGVLINVIKTLKLPS from the coding sequence ATGATTGATTTAATTGTTTTTAATGTTGGAAGTAGTCATTACGCTTTAAATATTGAAAATATACAGAGAATTATTCAAATAGTTAAATTGACTGAGATACCAAATGCTCATGATTTAATAGATGGAATGATCTCTTATGAGGGCAGTGTGATAAAAGTTTTAAACTTTCGCAAAATTATAGGGCTTCCTCCACACAAAGATGAAAATAAAAGTGTTGAAGATTCTTCACTGAAACTTCTGTTTTATGAAAATGGTTCTGCGCGCTTCGCTATTAAAGTGGACTCTATTGATGACATAGCGCATGTAAAAGATTCACAGATTATGAATAGTGATGAAAAACAGAATATAAGTGAGTTTTTAGAACTCTCAGGTGTTTTAGATTTAGATGGTGTTTTAATTAATGTTATTAAAACTTTAAAATTACCAAGTTAG
- the flgH gene encoding flagellar basal body L-ring protein FlgH has translation MIKLILIFFMSFYAILFLSGCTANLTEPEINFEPPAYVEQMPSKEDKQDYTSIGSIFGQGDNPLFSDHKAMHVNDIVRVVISENAQSSSTAAKDLSEADTSALGGGTFAATGGNPAVSSYANKLNGLSNIGFTGTSTSTYQGAGSATKDASFTTTVSARIVKVMQNGNYFISGKREILVDEQKQIIQISGVIRPYDIDQYNKIDSAQMSEAKILYQTQGDVDRATKQGWGTKIIQAAWPF, from the coding sequence ATGATAAAACTAATTTTAATATTCTTCATGTCTTTTTATGCTATACTTTTTTTATCTGGATGTACAGCTAACCTTACAGAACCAGAGATAAATTTTGAGCCCCCTGCGTATGTAGAACAGATGCCAAGTAAAGAAGATAAACAGGATTATACTTCAATTGGAAGTATTTTTGGGCAAGGTGATAATCCTCTATTTTCAGACCACAAGGCGATGCATGTAAATGACATTGTTAGGGTGGTGATTTCTGAAAATGCACAGAGTTCAAGTACTGCTGCTAAAGATCTAAGCGAAGCTGACACAAGTGCTTTAGGTGGTGGAACTTTTGCCGCAACAGGTGGAAACCCTGCTGTTAGTTCTTATGCAAATAAGCTTAATGGACTCTCAAATATTGGTTTTACAGGTACTTCTACAAGTACTTATCAGGGTGCTGGCAGTGCAACTAAAGACGCGTCTTTTACTACCACAGTTTCTGCTAGAATAGTAAAAGTAATGCAAAATGGAAACTATTTTATCTCTGGAAAAAGAGAAATTTTAGTTGATGAACAAAAACAGATTATTCAAATTAGTGGTGTGATTCGTCCATACGATATTGACCAATATAATAAAATAGATTCTGCTCAAATGAGCGAAGCTAAGATTCTTTACCAAACTCAAGGGGATGTAGACCGTGCAACAAAACAAGGATGGGGAACCAAAATTATTCAGGCTGCTTGGCCATTTTAG
- a CDS encoding chemotaxis protein CheA: MDPLLEQFLNEARENLAFIEQNIEDIGGADPELLNSVFRAAHTLKGGSGIVGFDSVRDITHHAEDLLDMLRDGRIAFADGMTEALFDAFDEVLNLIEAAEETQGIVEADEDTLKKIITSLSEQMGKDAEAVASWEVGFLLVEDAASVVNMPLNTLRECSSQTIAFKNTDLDEEFCANENFYAVVFDIDESCMVYGNDPIYTLSLLGDKVLGVYSCMSDDNAKSVLSGTEDEDGLLLRVQLTAFIKATFEEIEDALFNFIDELQFLPLDISTLLSINVGESGHKIDSLKELNNIAEDLDLAAIVEEVKRSMALVGNDTLQYAQLQRFIDISGLIADYDTTKLCSFFNNLYRGEVYTPDENIELTDALEDVSITEDNIEEEIEAELEAQASEEESEVLELSESNKTIELTEDIVKTIKNISEQQLLAVDYIKSDDDLQRVKMMMDKIRKFVPEMPEDFKTKDEIKVFLQSQVGSSTEKIEPEEMDIETVIDYEVEDTEEVFTQEFVASESIKKVESKKVETHKTVVGKTVKIDQESIDSLMNVVGELLVAKNSLPYLADNVVGMTHETIKREIMDKYIFINRLSEQLQDLIMGMRMLPISYVFDRYPKLVRDISKKLGKKVKLEMYGGETKLDKNMIEMLADPMIHIMRNSLDHGVEMPDVREQKGKNSSGNVTLKAFAQSDKIIIEIQDDGAGINVDRVAGKVLEKGLMTPEQIDALSEDEMAELVLLPGLSTAEEITEFSGRGVGMDVVKKSIEGFGGSIGIKTKPNQGTLITLSIPMSLAVTSLLHIQMNDIHYGLPMDSVSETVKIYRSEIEYLHNEPFVYIRGEVIPLLFIKSMLNEKVVEDEPLSIVVLNIKNNLLAVVVNKFLGQLDVVQKPLVGILEKHPLFSGTALLGNGQIIMAIDPIGLLGISQKLKEYIAVA; this comes from the coding sequence ATGGATCCATTATTAGAACAGTTTTTAAACGAAGCTAGAGAAAACTTAGCATTTATAGAGCAAAATATTGAAGATATTGGTGGTGCTGATCCTGAACTTTTAAATTCAGTATTTCGAGCAGCTCACACTTTAAAAGGTGGTAGCGGCATAGTTGGGTTTGATAGTGTAAGAGATATAACCCACCATGCTGAAGATTTGCTGGACATGCTTAGAGACGGTAGAATAGCGTTTGCTGATGGTATGACAGAAGCACTTTTTGACGCTTTTGATGAAGTTCTTAACTTAATTGAAGCTGCTGAAGAGACACAAGGCATAGTAGAAGCTGATGAAGATACACTTAAAAAAATCATTACATCACTGAGTGAGCAGATGGGTAAAGATGCTGAGGCAGTAGCTAGTTGGGAAGTAGGTTTTTTACTAGTTGAAGATGCTGCATCAGTAGTTAATATGCCTTTAAATACTCTGCGTGAATGTTCATCACAAACAATAGCTTTTAAAAATACAGACCTTGATGAAGAGTTTTGCGCAAATGAAAACTTTTATGCAGTTGTCTTTGATATAGATGAATCATGTATGGTTTATGGAAATGATCCAATTTACACACTATCTCTTTTGGGTGATAAAGTTCTTGGTGTTTACTCTTGTATGAGTGATGATAATGCAAAATCAGTACTAAGCGGTACAGAAGATGAAGATGGTTTACTGCTGAGAGTTCAACTAACAGCATTTATAAAAGCTACTTTTGAAGAGATTGAAGATGCACTATTTAACTTTATAGATGAACTTCAATTTTTACCTTTAGATATATCAACCCTTCTTTCTATCAATGTCGGAGAGAGCGGACACAAGATAGACTCGTTAAAAGAGCTAAATAATATAGCTGAAGATTTAGACTTAGCAGCAATTGTTGAAGAAGTAAAACGTTCAATGGCTTTAGTTGGAAATGATACACTTCAATATGCGCAACTTCAAAGATTTATAGATATTAGCGGCTTGATAGCTGATTATGACACAACAAAGCTTTGTAGTTTTTTTAATAACCTTTATCGTGGTGAAGTATATACACCAGATGAAAATATTGAATTAACAGACGCTCTAGAAGATGTTTCAATAACAGAAGATAATATTGAAGAAGAGATTGAGGCTGAACTTGAAGCACAAGCTTCAGAAGAAGAATCAGAAGTGCTAGAACTTTCTGAATCTAATAAAACTATAGAATTAACTGAAGATATAGTGAAAACAATTAAAAATATATCAGAGCAACAGTTATTGGCAGTTGATTATATTAAGAGTGATGATGATTTACAACGCGTAAAAATGATGATGGATAAAATCAGGAAATTTGTGCCTGAGATGCCAGAAGATTTTAAAACAAAAGATGAGATAAAAGTTTTTTTACAATCACAAGTAGGCAGTTCTACAGAAAAAATAGAACCAGAAGAAATGGATATAGAAACTGTAATTGATTATGAAGTAGAAGATACAGAAGAAGTATTCACTCAAGAATTTGTTGCCTCTGAATCTATAAAAAAAGTAGAGAGTAAAAAAGTTGAAACTCATAAGACAGTAGTTGGTAAAACTGTTAAGATAGATCAAGAGTCTATAGATAGTCTAATGAATGTCGTAGGTGAGTTGCTTGTTGCTAAAAACTCTCTTCCATACCTAGCTGATAATGTTGTTGGAATGACTCACGAGACTATAAAAAGAGAGATTATGGATAAGTATATTTTCATAAACCGTCTCTCTGAGCAACTTCAAGATTTAATCATGGGCATGAGAATGCTACCTATCTCCTATGTATTTGACAGATATCCTAAACTTGTTCGTGATATCTCTAAAAAACTTGGTAAAAAAGTTAAGTTGGAGATGTATGGTGGGGAGACAAAGCTAGATAAAAACATGATTGAGATGCTGGCTGATCCAATGATTCATATTATGAGAAACTCGCTAGATCATGGTGTAGAAATGCCAGATGTCAGAGAGCAAAAAGGTAAAAATTCCAGTGGTAATGTTACACTTAAGGCTTTTGCACAATCAGATAAAATTATTATTGAGATACAAGATGATGGTGCTGGCATAAATGTAGATAGGGTAGCTGGTAAAGTTCTAGAAAAAGGACTTATGACTCCTGAGCAGATAGATGCGCTGAGTGAAGATGAAATGGCTGAGTTAGTTTTACTTCCAGGTTTGTCAACGGCAGAAGAGATAACAGAGTTTAGTGGACGTGGCGTTGGAATGGATGTTGTTAAAAAGTCTATAGAGGGATTTGGTGGCAGTATCGGAATTAAAACTAAACCAAACCAAGGAACTCTTATTACTTTATCTATTCCTATGTCTTTGGCCGTGACATCTCTTCTTCATATTCAGATGAACGATATTCACTATGGACTTCCAATGGATAGTGTAAGTGAAACTGTTAAAATTTATCGTTCTGAGATTGAATATCTTCATAATGAGCCATTTGTTTACATAAGAGGTGAGGTGATTCCACTTCTGTTTATTAAATCAATGTTAAATGAAAAGGTAGTGGAAGATGAGCCGCTTTCTATCGTTGTTCTAAATATTAAAAACAATCTTTTGGCAGTCGTAGTTAATAAGTTTTTAGGACAGTTAGATGTAGTTCAAAAACCTCTAGTTGGAATCTTGGAAAAGCATCCTCTATTTAGTGGTACTGCACTACTTGGTAATGGGCAGATTATAATGGCTATTGATCCTATTGGTCTTTTAGGTATTTCACAGAAATTAAAAGAATATATTGCTGTAGCATAG
- a CDS encoding ParA family protein — translation MKTIVISNRKGGSAKTTTAVNIASALAKHGSVLLLDFDTQGHACIGVGCEPSEDLGVHSIFTGHTLSETFIPTVHDNLTLSPALAFFDVYEYSDLRGVLKSRFKRESIAEFFDYCVIDTPPTFDALLKNSLEVADAVVIPFVPHHLGVVAVGQMLRAVYQSASLLGREIADVSILPVMYNPHINEHRESLDKVKTSFGAEKLLSPIGVDIKLARQFESGSPIVLDEKRSKGMKDYNQCVKELLERIS, via the coding sequence GTGAAAACCATTGTAATTAGTAATCGTAAAGGTGGATCTGCTAAAACAACAACTGCTGTAAATATAGCAAGTGCTTTAGCAAAACATGGATCTGTTTTACTTCTGGATTTTGACACGCAAGGTCATGCATGCATAGGTGTTGGATGCGAACCTAGTGAAGATCTTGGAGTACACTCTATTTTTACAGGACATACTCTCAGTGAGACTTTTATTCCCACAGTCCACGATAATCTAACTCTCTCTCCTGCTCTAGCTTTTTTTGATGTTTATGAGTATTCAGATTTAAGAGGTGTGTTAAAAAGCCGTTTTAAAAGAGAAAGTATTGCTGAATTTTTTGACTACTGTGTGATAGATACCCCACCAACGTTTGATGCACTGCTAAAGAATTCTTTAGAAGTTGCAGACGCAGTTGTCATACCTTTTGTGCCACACCATTTAGGTGTAGTAGCTGTTGGTCAAATGTTGCGTGCTGTTTACCAGAGTGCATCTCTGCTTGGACGTGAAATTGCTGATGTGTCTATATTGCCAGTTATGTATAATCCGCATATTAATGAGCATAGAGAATCTCTCGATAAGGTAAAAACATCTTTTGGAGCGGAAAAACTACTCTCTCCTATAGGTGTTGATATAAAATTGGCTCGCCAGTTTGAATCTGGATCACCAATAGTCTTAGACGAGAAAAGATCTAAAGGTATGAAAGATTATAATCAGTGTGTAAAAGAGTTGCTAGAGAGGATATCGTAA